The Streptomyces sp. NBC_01275 genome has a segment encoding these proteins:
- a CDS encoding GAF domain-containing protein, which produces MTPTAVWIAALGLLARQAGAGSSSEDLHERLVAVGRQLTGFDFCAVLLTDESRTQLLIRAWAGLDAFYVEQINSRNPLTLGSTGSESPSSRAYTSGVSVWVSDITQHADFTQWSGPARAQGYRTLLTVPLRAGDQIVGTFNCYNREVRDPDPQLRHLVEALADFASAALEITRLRQAETGRMHQLEDLNKELRDRQTRVERSQELHRRLTDVALTNSDLAHLANESAQMVGADFFGDRRRLRFRAGTGGL; this is translated from the coding sequence GTGACGCCGACCGCTGTGTGGATCGCAGCGCTCGGGCTGCTGGCCCGTCAGGCGGGGGCAGGGAGTTCGTCCGAGGACTTGCACGAGAGACTGGTCGCGGTGGGGCGCCAGCTCACCGGCTTCGACTTCTGCGCAGTTCTTCTCACCGACGAGTCGAGAACTCAGCTGCTCATCCGTGCTTGGGCGGGTTTGGATGCTTTCTACGTCGAGCAGATCAACTCCCGGAACCCGTTGACGCTTGGTAGCACCGGGAGTGAGTCGCCCTCCAGCAGGGCCTATACCTCCGGCGTTTCCGTATGGGTATCTGACATCACCCAGCATGCTGACTTCACTCAGTGGTCCGGTCCAGCAAGGGCGCAGGGTTATAGGACGCTGCTGACTGTGCCGCTGCGAGCAGGCGACCAGATCGTCGGGACCTTCAACTGTTACAACAGAGAGGTCAGAGACCCGGATCCCCAGCTTCGCCACTTGGTCGAGGCCCTGGCGGATTTCGCGAGCGCGGCTCTCGAAATCACGCGGCTCCGCCAGGCAGAGACCGGCCGAATGCACCAGCTCGAGGATCTCAACAAGGAACTACGCGACCGACAGACGCGGGTCGAGCGATCTCAGGAGTTGCATCGTCGCCTTACCGACGTGGCGCTCACCAACTCGGATCTCGCCCATCTCGCAAATGAGTCCGCGCAGATGGTGGGCGCTGATTTCTTTGGAGATCGTCGACGACTCAGGTTTCGTGCTGGCACAGGCGGGCTCTGA
- a CDS encoding CdaR family transcriptional regulator: MAPASSSEDLTRAFRLARGALELGGSQAPLVRTIEDLGVLGLLLQLEDHRAVASFSDRVLGALRQSDLERSTDLILTLRTCLANDCRADVSARELFVHKNTISQRLRRIEKLTGLSFASPSDVLQFSAALAADGIRAASDPSATER; encoded by the coding sequence GTGGCCCCGGCCAGCAGTTCAGAAGACCTGACCCGGGCGTTCCGGTTGGCACGGGGCGCGCTTGAACTCGGCGGCTCCCAGGCTCCGCTGGTTCGCACCATAGAGGACCTGGGGGTGCTGGGCTTGTTGCTCCAGCTGGAGGACCACAGGGCCGTCGCGAGCTTCAGTGATCGCGTGCTGGGTGCGCTGCGCCAGAGCGATCTCGAGCGCTCGACAGACCTGATCCTCACCCTGAGAACCTGCTTGGCCAATGATTGCCGCGCCGATGTGTCCGCTCGAGAGCTCTTCGTTCACAAGAACACGATCTCCCAGCGGCTTCGGCGCATCGAGAAGCTGACGGGACTCTCTTTCGCAAGTCCTTCAGACGTCTTGCAGTTCAGTGCCGCCTTGGCAGCTGACGGCATCCGGGCAGCATCGGACCCTTCGGCAACCGAGCGCTAG
- a CDS encoding TetR/AcrR family transcriptional regulator yields MVRYAKEHKQETRRRIIETAGRRFKRDGIDGSGVSTLMKDAGLTNGAFYAHFESKDDLVTTAIADQLKAQAESVVARAAPGRAGLEQIVRAYLSPLHRDSLGDGCPNAALLDEIGRCTDTTRQAYTDGVLVLIDGIAARMAPEAPSSARVKALSLLGLMAGTLQLSRALTDSQLAHELLDQGISNALALLDAGQRV; encoded by the coding sequence GTGGTGCGGTACGCAAAAGAGCACAAGCAGGAGACAAGGCGGCGGATCATCGAGACTGCGGGCCGCCGGTTCAAGCGAGACGGTATCGACGGCTCCGGGGTCTCGACGCTCATGAAGGACGCGGGGCTGACCAACGGGGCCTTCTACGCCCACTTCGAATCCAAAGACGACCTCGTCACCACGGCAATCGCCGACCAGTTGAAGGCGCAGGCCGAGAGCGTCGTCGCGCGGGCTGCGCCTGGCCGGGCCGGACTCGAGCAGATTGTGCGCGCGTACCTGTCGCCCCTGCACCGCGACAGCCTTGGCGACGGCTGCCCCAACGCCGCTCTGCTCGACGAGATCGGGCGCTGCACCGACACAACCAGGCAGGCGTACACCGACGGTGTGCTGGTCCTCATCGACGGCATTGCCGCCCGTATGGCGCCCGAGGCCCCGTCCTCCGCACGGGTGAAGGCGCTCAGCCTCCTCGGCCTGATGGCCGGGACACTGCAGCTCTCCCGCGCCTTGACCGACAGCCAACTCGCCCATGAACTCCTCGATCAGGGGATAAGCAACGCCCTCGCCCTGCTGGACGCCGGGCAGCGCGTCTGA
- a CDS encoding sensor histidine kinase, which produces MSIIARLSSWRWADRTHPWVRRWGVPLFCAALGLPSVLTSADESGVAEELALSVAVAVPLLWRERRPMLVFALTTATAVLTNYTGSLHGADAGADVARLVALFNVGRFGTPAQLLIALAISLTQLVAWAAGLWGDGQAEYAARPEPLVLLGMVTVTAIAGLGLATRLVNVVIAALQKEKDQQARLAVAQERARVSKEMHDILGHTLAVIVGLADGAAGLTETKPQRGAETLRIIADSGRGALAELRRLLAVIGDDDRPHEAPLAPQPGLADLDPLVERVRAAGPTVTLGTDGDLTALAPGLQLAVYRIVQEALTNTLKYAAADTSSSVRVTVGPGTVHVHVEDTGPLRAPRSRRRSTGNGRGLIGMRERAAIYQGQVTAGPNREGGWSVHARLLTTPPSP; this is translated from the coding sequence GTGTCCATCATCGCCCGGCTGTCTTCCTGGCGGTGGGCGGACCGGACCCACCCCTGGGTCCGGCGATGGGGCGTACCACTGTTCTGCGCCGCCCTGGGCCTGCCGTCCGTACTCACCTCCGCCGACGAATCCGGGGTCGCCGAAGAGCTGGCCCTCAGCGTCGCCGTGGCCGTTCCGCTGCTGTGGCGGGAGCGCAGGCCCATGCTGGTCTTCGCGCTCACCACTGCCACCGCTGTGCTGACGAACTACACAGGGTCCCTCCACGGCGCCGACGCCGGCGCCGACGTCGCACGCCTCGTAGCCCTGTTCAACGTGGGCCGCTTCGGCACCCCCGCCCAGCTGCTCATCGCCCTGGCCATCTCCCTGACGCAGCTGGTCGCCTGGGCCGCCGGGCTGTGGGGCGACGGTCAGGCGGAGTACGCCGCACGCCCGGAACCCCTCGTACTGCTGGGGATGGTGACGGTGACGGCCATCGCCGGCCTCGGCCTCGCCACCCGCCTGGTGAACGTCGTCATCGCCGCCCTGCAGAAGGAGAAGGACCAGCAGGCCCGCCTCGCCGTCGCCCAGGAACGCGCCCGCGTCTCGAAGGAGATGCACGACATCCTCGGCCACACCCTCGCCGTCATCGTCGGCCTCGCCGACGGCGCCGCCGGTCTGACCGAGACAAAGCCCCAGCGTGGTGCCGAGACCCTGCGGATCATCGCTGACAGCGGCCGCGGCGCCCTCGCCGAACTGCGCCGTCTCCTCGCCGTCATCGGCGACGACGACCGGCCGCACGAGGCCCCGCTCGCCCCGCAACCCGGCCTCGCCGACCTCGACCCGCTGGTCGAACGCGTCCGCGCCGCCGGCCCCACCGTCACCCTCGGCACCGACGGCGACCTCACCGCGCTGGCCCCCGGCCTCCAGCTCGCCGTCTACCGCATCGTCCAGGAAGCTCTCACCAACACCCTCAAGTACGCGGCCGCCGACACCTCCAGCAGCGTCCGGGTGACCGTCGGACCCGGCACGGTCCACGTCCACGTCGAGGACACCGGCCCCCTCCGCGCACCCCGCTCCCGAAGGCGGAGCACCGGAAACGGCCGCGGCCTGATCGGCATGCGCGAACGCGCGGCCATCTACCAGGGCCAGGTCACCGCCGGACCCAACCGTGAAGGCGGCTGGAGCGTCCACGCCCGTCTCCTGACCACCCCGCCCTCCCCCTAG
- a CDS encoding TetR/AcrR family transcriptional regulator produces the protein MARYAKEHKQVTRQRIIEKAGRRFKQDGIDGSGITTLMADAGLTNGAFYAHFASKDDLVANVVAEELRSQAEGYDTLRPGRQGLEDFVRGYLSPEHRDQPGTGCPSAALLDEIGRCADVTKQAYTEGATAIVEEIAGRLAPADPQSARGRAIGLFTMMVGTLQLSRALADRKFADEVLERGIENAHTFMN, from the coding sequence GTGGCGCGCTACGCCAAGGAGCACAAGCAGGTGACGCGGCAACGGATCATCGAGAAGGCCGGTCGCCGATTCAAGCAGGACGGGATAGACGGCTCGGGCATCACGACGCTGATGGCGGACGCCGGGCTCACCAACGGGGCGTTCTACGCCCACTTCGCCTCCAAGGACGACCTCGTCGCCAACGTCGTCGCCGAGGAACTGCGCTCGCAGGCGGAGGGGTACGACACGCTGCGGCCCGGCCGACAGGGACTTGAGGACTTCGTTCGCGGCTATCTGTCGCCCGAGCACCGTGACCAGCCCGGCACCGGATGCCCCTCCGCCGCACTGCTCGACGAGATCGGCCGATGCGCGGACGTCACCAAGCAGGCGTACACCGAAGGCGCGACGGCCATCGTGGAAGAGATTGCCGGCCGTCTGGCCCCTGCGGATCCGCAGTCCGCTCGCGGCAGGGCCATCGGGCTCTTCACCATGATGGTGGGGACGCTGCAACTGTCCCGCGCCCTCGCCGACCGTAAGTTCGCCGACGAGGTCCTCGAGCGGGGAATCGAGAACGCCCACACGTTCATGAACTGA
- a CDS encoding AAA family ATPase, whose amino-acid sequence MDLYGRRSEQAALDRILDGARQGDGATLVLWGEPGIGKTALLEYVAESAAADFTVLRCGGTRLESGLAFAALHELLWPVTERISTLPQPQANALNGALGTSSDVADRFLIGVAVLTLVGELARERPVLIVADDAHWLDEPSAQCLAFVARRLRNEPVVMLPLTMALGGLLGRVDYVMSSSPKTIAVRSGYRDSESVRMRDKLRGGLCIVVLLVLEVVGRVWTRSAARSRRLPGPAARRTRWW is encoded by the coding sequence ATGGACCTGTATGGACGGCGCTCGGAGCAGGCAGCCCTTGACCGGATCCTTGACGGCGCTCGGCAAGGCGACGGGGCAACCCTGGTGCTGTGGGGTGAGCCCGGCATCGGCAAGACCGCCCTGCTCGAATACGTGGCCGAGTCCGCGGCTGCGGACTTCACCGTCTTGCGATGTGGGGGCACTCGTCTTGAGTCGGGGCTGGCATTCGCCGCTCTGCACGAACTGCTGTGGCCGGTGACGGAGCGGATCAGCACGCTCCCGCAGCCGCAGGCCAACGCCTTGAACGGGGCGCTCGGCACCAGCAGCGACGTGGCGGACCGGTTCCTGATCGGTGTGGCCGTACTGACGCTCGTCGGCGAGCTGGCCAGGGAACGGCCGGTGCTCATCGTCGCCGACGACGCCCACTGGCTCGACGAGCCATCCGCACAGTGCCTGGCCTTCGTCGCACGCCGACTGCGCAACGAGCCCGTGGTCATGCTCCCGCTCACCATGGCACTGGGCGGGCTCCTCGGTCGAGTCGACTACGTGATGAGTTCGTCACCGAAGACGATTGCGGTGCGTTCCGGGTACCGGGACTCGGAATCCGTCAGGATGCGTGACAAGTTGCGGGGCGGTCTGTGCATCGTCGTTCTCCTGGTTCTCGAGGTGGTAGGTCGCGTCTGGACGAGGTCAGCGGCACGAAGCCGTCGGCTTCCCGGCCCAGCGGCGCGGCGGACTCGATGGTGGTGA
- a CDS encoding class I SAM-dependent methyltransferase: MNDRTTSHDRVLAQRNAEGWMFLIEAARDLRTTGAIAPSGKALARALTDPVRAQAPHPLAVLEVGAGTGPVTRALIPQLSRGSRLDIVEANPRFAERLRTLVTAHPHLTDTSAQVNVHQTYVEQLETDQRYDVIVSGLPLTNFTPVQVERIMARYLELLHPGGTLTYFAYLGTRKARALTASRAEARRHAAVDEIMAAYQRTYATGRWTVWANLPPAYVWHLRRPLVCADLLEPRSDGASR, translated from the coding sequence ATGAACGACCGGACCACCTCCCACGACCGTGTCCTTGCGCAGCGCAACGCCGAAGGCTGGATGTTCCTGATCGAAGCGGCCCGTGATCTGCGCACCACGGGTGCCATAGCCCCCAGCGGCAAGGCCCTGGCCCGCGCACTCACCGACCCTGTACGGGCTCAGGCGCCCCACCCGCTGGCAGTCCTGGAAGTCGGCGCCGGCACCGGCCCGGTCACCCGGGCCCTGATACCGCAGCTGTCCCGGGGCAGCCGCCTGGACATCGTCGAGGCCAACCCGCGGTTCGCCGAGCGACTGCGCACTCTCGTCACCGCGCACCCGCATCTGACAGACACGTCCGCGCAGGTGAACGTGCATCAGACCTACGTCGAGCAGCTCGAAACCGACCAGCGCTACGACGTCATCGTCTCCGGGCTGCCCCTGACCAACTTCACGCCCGTGCAGGTCGAGCGCATCATGGCCCGTTACCTGGAACTCCTGCACCCCGGCGGCACGCTGACCTACTTCGCCTACCTCGGCACCCGCAAGGCCCGCGCCCTGACGGCATCGCGAGCCGAAGCCCGCCGCCACGCCGCCGTGGACGAGATCATGGCCGCCTACCAGCGCACCTACGCCACGGGCCGCTGGACGGTGTGGGCCAACCTTCCCCCCGCCTACGTCTGGCATCTGCGACGCCCCCTCGTCTGCGCGGACCTGCTCGAGCCGCGGTCGGACGGGGCGAGTCGGTGA
- a CDS encoding sensor histidine kinase, whose amino-acid sequence MSSRESRRWAAYGRGALVALCVLAAVLNDVAIQGRYLAPVMATALVCAAALLVPRLRWPAAPLLVTVATAWWGSLLLPMLAVLLYDLAVDRRARIAVACAVAALGANLFSYRATSLWTGQSYASTLLLPVLAVLVGLWLGSRRRLLLALAADVEHLSVEARLREEAARIAERSRIAAEMHDVLAHRLSLIALHTGVLATKSDTLPAPVAERLGLLRTTSVEALTDLRDVLGVLRDPDATPTGAALTPMMREAGELADEARAAGQHVELTTDGLPEQAPTTHRLAVYRIVQEALTNARKHAEGAPVTVRIDYGPPATLVEVTNPPGTPRTDTVGSGYGLVGLRERVTALGGHLNSGPAGAGAWRLAARIPHPAGIEQNGTRT is encoded by the coding sequence GTGAGCAGCAGAGAAAGCCGCAGATGGGCGGCCTACGGGCGTGGGGCTCTGGTGGCCCTGTGCGTACTGGCTGCCGTGCTCAACGACGTGGCGATCCAGGGGCGCTACCTGGCCCCCGTCATGGCCACAGCGCTGGTGTGCGCAGCGGCTCTGCTCGTGCCCCGGCTCCGATGGCCCGCCGCGCCGTTGTTGGTCACCGTGGCCACGGCATGGTGGGGATCGTTGCTGTTGCCCATGCTGGCAGTCCTCCTGTACGACCTGGCCGTGGACCGCCGGGCGCGCATCGCGGTGGCCTGTGCTGTCGCCGCGCTGGGCGCCAACCTGTTCAGCTACCGGGCCACCTCCCTGTGGACGGGCCAGTCCTACGCGTCCACGTTGCTCCTGCCGGTGCTGGCCGTGCTCGTCGGGCTGTGGCTGGGCAGTCGGCGCCGCCTGCTCCTGGCGCTGGCAGCCGACGTCGAGCACCTGAGCGTCGAGGCGCGGCTGCGCGAGGAGGCGGCCCGCATCGCGGAACGGTCCCGTATCGCCGCCGAGATGCACGACGTCCTGGCCCACCGCCTGAGCCTGATCGCCCTGCACACCGGTGTCCTGGCCACCAAGAGCGACACACTGCCCGCGCCGGTCGCCGAACGCCTCGGACTGCTGCGCACGACGTCCGTCGAGGCCCTCACCGATCTGCGCGACGTTCTCGGTGTGCTGCGCGACCCCGACGCCACGCCGACCGGCGCCGCCCTCACGCCGATGATGAGGGAAGCAGGGGAACTGGCCGACGAGGCCCGCGCCGCCGGCCAGCACGTCGAGCTGACCACCGACGGCCTTCCCGAGCAGGCTCCGACCACCCACCGTCTGGCCGTGTACCGCATCGTCCAGGAGGCACTGACCAATGCCCGCAAGCACGCCGAGGGCGCTCCGGTGACCGTACGCATCGACTACGGGCCGCCCGCCACACTCGTCGAGGTCACCAACCCTCCTGGCACTCCCCGCACGGACACCGTCGGCAGCGGGTACGGACTCGTCGGCCTGCGCGAACGCGTCACCGCCCTCGGCGGGCACCTGAACTCCGGACCGGCCGGCGCGGGCGCCTGGCGGCTGGCCGCACGCATCCCCCACCCCGCCGGCATCGAACAGAACGGCACCCGCACATGA
- a CDS encoding ABATE domain-containing protein has protein sequence MATDDKWIWDGGRVCLDFANTLRSRWRTTPEETLRGPDDLMGWLREARLLAPGTTDPGTAAVLMSARRLRESVDRAALAVADGRLPTSGDVTLLNRSAATAPRPALQLVITHDHLEPAGATTLAADPTLALALIAQDAVDLLLSAEIRRVRVCGVDRCALRFLDRSPARNRRWCSMSRCGNRTKVRLHQARTRQSGRITES, from the coding sequence GTGGCAACGGACGACAAGTGGATCTGGGATGGCGGACGGGTCTGCCTGGACTTCGCCAACACCCTCCGAAGCCGGTGGAGAACCACACCGGAGGAGACACTCCGGGGACCTGACGACCTGATGGGCTGGCTCCGGGAGGCGCGTCTGCTCGCGCCAGGGACCACCGATCCCGGCACGGCAGCCGTTCTCATGTCCGCCCGACGGCTGCGCGAGAGCGTCGACCGGGCCGCACTGGCGGTCGCCGACGGCCGACTGCCCACATCCGGCGACGTGACGCTGCTCAACCGATCGGCAGCGACGGCCCCCAGACCCGCCCTGCAACTCGTCATCACCCACGACCACCTGGAGCCCGCCGGCGCCACGACCCTCGCCGCCGACCCCACACTCGCGCTGGCGCTCATCGCCCAGGACGCCGTCGACTTGCTTCTGTCCGCCGAGATCCGGCGCGTACGCGTCTGCGGAGTGGACCGTTGCGCGCTGCGCTTCCTGGACCGCTCCCCCGCCCGCAACCGCCGCTGGTGCTCGATGTCCCGCTGCGGAAACCGCACCAAGGTCCGCCTCCATCAGGCGCGTACACGACAGAGCGGCCGGATTACGGAAAGCTGA
- a CDS encoding alpha/beta hydrolase fold domain-containing protein produces the protein MHTAVGVTASAGGGIAAALALLAHDRAEIRPVFQLLLYPMLDDRTTTRTDLDTLKVRVWTPKSNLYGWSSYLGDAVAGPDVSPYAAAARREDLTGLPPAWIGVGTLDLFHDEDVEYARRLSDSGVPCELDVIPGAFHGFDLVFPKAEVSREFWRRQARALKGAL, from the coding sequence ATCCACACAGCGGTCGGCGTCACTGCCAGCGCAGGCGGCGGAATCGCCGCGGCCCTCGCGCTGCTCGCCCATGACCGGGCCGAGATCCGGCCGGTGTTCCAACTGCTCCTCTACCCCATGCTGGACGACCGCACGACGACGAGAACCGACCTGGACACCCTCAAGGTGCGCGTCTGGACGCCCAAGAGCAACCTCTACGGCTGGTCGTCCTACCTCGGCGACGCCGTCGCGGGCCCGGACGTCTCCCCGTACGCCGCCGCAGCCCGCCGCGAGGATCTCACCGGTCTTCCTCCGGCCTGGATCGGCGTCGGCACCCTCGACCTCTTCCACGACGAAGACGTCGAGTACGCGCGCCGGCTGAGTGACAGCGGCGTCCCCTGCGAACTCGACGTCATCCCCGGCGCTTTCCACGGCTTCGACCTGGTGTTTCCCAAGGCCGAGGTTTCGCGGGAGTTCTGGCGCCGACAGGCACGGGCGCTGAAGGGCGCACTGTGA
- a CDS encoding response regulator transcription factor: MIRTMIVDDDALVRLGLADLLDGDPGIEVVAQAPDGLKAIEQATAHRVDVALVDVRMPRMDGITATARLRALPHPPKVITLTTFDLDEYVYNALAAGADGFLLKDTDPAEILRAVHLVAAGSAMLHPTAARRLIDRYHAANQPEATAAKARLDRLTPRERDVLALLAHGETNAGIATRLAMRESTVKAHVSRVLTALEVTNRVQAALLARDAGLTA; the protein is encoded by the coding sequence ATGATCCGCACCATGATCGTCGACGATGACGCCCTGGTCCGCCTCGGCCTGGCCGACCTCCTGGACGGCGACCCCGGCATCGAGGTCGTCGCCCAGGCCCCCGACGGCCTGAAGGCCATCGAACAGGCCACCGCCCATCGCGTCGACGTCGCCCTGGTCGACGTACGCATGCCCCGCATGGACGGCATCACCGCCACCGCCCGCCTGCGAGCCCTCCCCCACCCGCCGAAGGTGATCACCCTGACCACCTTCGACCTCGACGAGTACGTCTACAACGCCCTCGCCGCCGGAGCCGACGGCTTCCTGCTCAAGGACACCGACCCCGCCGAGATACTGCGCGCCGTCCACCTGGTGGCCGCCGGCTCGGCCATGCTCCACCCCACCGCGGCCCGCCGTCTCATCGACCGCTACCACGCGGCCAACCAGCCCGAGGCGACCGCTGCCAAGGCCCGGCTGGACCGGCTCACCCCCCGCGAACGCGACGTGCTCGCCCTGCTCGCCCACGGCGAGACCAACGCCGGCATCGCCACCCGCCTCGCCATGCGCGAGAGCACCGTCAAGGCCCACGTCAGCCGTGTCCTGACCGCGCTGGAAGTCACCAACCGCGTCCAGGCCGCCCTGCTGGCCCGCGACGCGGGACTCACAGCCTGA
- a CDS encoding helix-turn-helix domain-containing protein — protein sequence MDHRLDRDTSNCSIARTLEIVGEKWTILILREVWYGSSRFSDFERVLGCPRNLLAARLRMLVEEGILATETYKEPGSRSRPKYVITSKGMDLVPAVMGLLQWGDRYRADPEGPAVLARHRECGAHVDVQIRCERGHPVQAKDIESVPGPAFRMRSPE from the coding sequence ATGGACCACCGACTCGACCGGGACACGTCCAACTGCTCGATCGCGCGGACTCTTGAGATCGTGGGCGAGAAGTGGACGATCCTGATCCTGCGCGAGGTCTGGTACGGCTCGTCCCGCTTCAGCGACTTCGAGCGCGTCCTCGGCTGCCCTCGCAACCTTCTGGCGGCGCGGCTTCGGATGCTGGTGGAGGAAGGGATCCTGGCCACCGAGACGTACAAGGAGCCCGGTTCACGGAGTAGGCCGAAGTATGTGATCACCTCTAAGGGTATGGATCTGGTGCCGGCCGTGATGGGGCTGCTGCAGTGGGGTGACCGATACCGCGCAGACCCGGAGGGGCCGGCGGTACTGGCGCGACACCGCGAGTGCGGCGCGCACGTCGACGTCCAGATTCGCTGCGAACGAGGCCACCCGGTGCAGGCGAAGGACATCGAGAGCGTCCCCGGCCCGGCCTTTCGTATGAGGTCGCCCGAGTGA
- a CDS encoding response regulator transcription factor — MTTVLIVDDQALQRLGFSMLLEQHADLTLIGEATHGAEAVRKAAELKPDVVLMDVRMPGMDGIEATRRIIASGGRSRILVLTTFDLDEYAYDALRAGASGFLLKDALPDELVSGIRAVAAGDAVISPGLTRKLIDAFSSRLPGHTPEQQRQLARLTNREREVLTAVATGWSNTEIAARLSLAESTVKSHVSSILAKIGVRDRVQAVIFAYDAGLVRPA; from the coding sequence ATGACCACCGTGCTCATCGTCGACGACCAGGCCCTGCAACGCCTCGGCTTCAGCATGCTCCTGGAACAGCACGCCGACCTCACCCTCATCGGTGAGGCCACCCACGGGGCCGAAGCCGTCCGCAAGGCCGCCGAGCTGAAGCCCGACGTCGTCCTCATGGACGTCCGTATGCCCGGCATGGACGGCATCGAGGCCACCCGACGCATCATCGCGTCCGGCGGCCGCTCCCGCATCCTGGTCCTGACCACCTTCGACCTCGACGAATACGCCTACGACGCCCTGCGCGCCGGAGCGTCCGGGTTCCTGCTGAAAGACGCCCTGCCCGACGAACTCGTCTCCGGCATCCGCGCGGTGGCCGCCGGAGACGCCGTCATCTCGCCGGGGCTGACCCGCAAGCTCATCGACGCCTTCAGCAGCCGTCTGCCGGGCCACACGCCCGAACAGCAACGGCAGCTGGCCCGCCTCACCAACCGCGAACGCGAGGTGCTCACCGCCGTCGCGACCGGCTGGAGCAACACCGAGATCGCCGCACGCCTCTCCCTCGCCGAGTCCACCGTCAAGTCACACGTGAGCAGCATCCTCGCCAAGATCGGGGTCCGGGACCGGGTCCAGGCCGTGATCTTCGCCTACGACGCCGGCCTCGTCAGACCTGCCTGA
- a CDS encoding nuclear transport factor 2 family protein, whose amino-acid sequence MDRHVGPDYIQHNPLAPDGPEAMKAFAAATRQQFPDAEYDVLRVLSDGDLVLLHSRGVLVPWGGGVQAVRSDQALFILAGSNPGVPATPEHLGLVPEIAERTGEAVDADDCGPAQEPVEQLRGNGGTTKAPPSRRSRRRDRGAETPDTAG is encoded by the coding sequence ATCGACCGCCACGTAGGGCCGGACTACATCCAGCACAACCCGCTCGCCCCCGACGGCCCCGAGGCCATGAAGGCCTTCGCCGCCGCCACGCGACAGCAGTTTCCAGACGCCGAGTACGACGTGCTGCGGGTCCTGTCCGATGGCGACCTGGTGCTCCTGCACTCCCGTGGCGTCCTGGTCCCCTGGGGCGGTGGCGTGCAGGCCGTCCGCAGCGACCAAGCGCTCTTCATCCTCGCTGGATCCAACCCGGGCGTCCCCGCCACTCCGGAGCATCTCGGCCTGGTGCCGGAGATTGCGGAACGGACGGGAGAGGCCGTCGATGCCGACGACTGCGGCCCGGCGCAGGAGCCGGTCGAGCAACTCCGCGGCAACGGCGGCACCACGAAGGCGCCGCCCAGTCGGCGATCCCGGCGTCGGGACAGGGGCGCAGAGACTCCAGATACCGCTGGCTGA
- a CDS encoding DedA family protein has translation MNALSAILGHLSPAAAYAVVAAAVLAESVLLVGAFVPTLTLLLTAGALARTGQVNLLLVIAAAAGAVVAGDFLAHRTGRYLGDRLRGGPMGRRVPDAAWGRAETLMTRHGGRAVFAARFLPVVRTLAPHSAGATRLPYRRIAPYSVVAACVWATAEAGVGYAAATSLQRVLTLGGPALALVALTAIGGSLLWRRRRRPSPPTRGPASEPATKSSGHAQAGLTRPAS, from the coding sequence GTGAACGCGCTCTCCGCCATCCTCGGCCACCTCTCGCCGGCCGCGGCGTACGCGGTGGTGGCCGCTGCGGTCCTGGCCGAGTCGGTCCTGCTCGTCGGCGCCTTCGTCCCGACGCTGACCCTGCTCCTGACCGCCGGCGCGCTGGCCCGCACCGGCCAGGTCAACCTTCTTCTCGTCATCGCCGCCGCAGCCGGCGCCGTGGTGGCGGGTGACTTCCTCGCCCATCGCACCGGCAGGTACCTCGGTGACCGGCTGCGCGGCGGCCCCATGGGCCGTCGCGTTCCGGATGCCGCGTGGGGCCGGGCCGAGACGCTGATGACGCGCCACGGCGGCCGGGCGGTCTTCGCGGCCCGCTTCCTGCCGGTGGTGCGCACCCTCGCCCCGCACTCCGCGGGCGCCACCCGCCTGCCCTACCGGCGCATCGCTCCGTACAGCGTCGTCGCCGCTTGTGTGTGGGCCACAGCGGAAGCGGGTGTCGGATACGCCGCCGCGACCTCTCTCCAGCGCGTCCTCACGCTGGGCGGCCCCGCCCTCGCCCTGGTCGCTCTGACGGCGATCGGGGGCTCGCTGCTGTGGCGAAGAAGGCGCCGCCCGTCTCCTCCGACCCGGGGACCGGCGTCCGAGCCCGCCACGAAGTCCTCCGGCCATGCTCAGGCAGGTCTGACGAGGCCGGCGTCGTAG